In Chryseobacterium scophthalmum, the genomic stretch ATTTAAAAAATAATCAATTACAGTTAATTATTGTTAAAATTTAAATTCTTAAATCTAAACCAAACTGATCTTCGTAAATGAGGGTAACAAACAAAATTACTTACTCAATAATAATTTAAAAAATTAAAGAAATGAACACAAGATCAAAAATCGCAGTATTCGGAATGGTGGCTTTATCATTCGCATTCAGTGGAAATGCAGCTGCACAGCAAATGAAAGAAAAAACAGTAATGGTAGGTGGAGCAGCAATGTATCCTTCGAAAAACATTATTGAAAATGCGGTAAACTCTAAAGATCACAAAACTTTGGTTGCTGCTGTAAAAGCTGCAGGTTTAGTGGAAACGCTTCAAAGCAAAGGTCCTTTCACAGTATTTGCTCCAACTGATGCCGCTTTTGCAAAATTACCAGCAGGAACAGTTGAAAATTTGGTAAAACCAGAGAATAAGGCAATGCTTACAAAAATTCTTACCTATCATGTTTTACCCGGAAAATATAGTGCAAAACAAGTTTGGGCAGCTGTAAAAGCAGGAAATGGTAAAGCAATGATGAAAACAGTACAAGGTGAGGAGCTTACGTTCTGGACAAAAGGAAAAGATTTATACGTTACCGATGCAAAAGGTAATAAAGCGAAAGTTACGATTGCAGATGTTAATCAGTCAAATGGTGTGATACACGTAATTGATACGGTGTTGATGCCTTAATTTTAGTTTTTATGGTTTATTTTAAGGAAGGCTTACCTGAAAATTTCAGGTAAGCCTTTTTATATTTTTTTGAACCTTTTAAAACTATTTTACAGGTGAAAATACTTCTTTAGAATACTCGTCGTTACCTTTCGGAATTTCAATTACTAAATTTCCGTTTTCATAATACCCTGTTGTAGATTCACCTGAACCTAATTTAACTCTGAAAACATCTTTTTTGGTAGTCTCTTTGAAAGTAGCAAAGGGAACAGAACTGTTTCCGTCTACCAAAATAAATTGAGAAGCATCAATCTGAATTTTCTGAAGACTTAATTTTCCGTTGCTGTATTTTTCTGCCTTTGAAGCCTGAGATTTTTGTTCACTTACTTTAGGAGTTTCCTGTGCAGTTTCTTTCACCACTTGAACTTCCTGTTTAAAAGTTGTATTTTCAACAGGTTTTGAGATAGAAATATTTACTAAAGCTTTAGATAATGCATCTTTGAAACCTTCTTCATATTCTTTTATTGACGAGTTTCCTTTTTCAGAAGAAATCACTTTGCTGTTGCAGTCTTTAAATTCTAAAATAATTCTATTTCTAAGAAAACTGCTGTCATTTACGAGATCAGCATTCAGAACGCTACACGGATTAACATTTGCTTCTTCCGGCCATTGACCTCTATTTTCAGAAAGCACAACATATTGCTTAGCTTTCATATTTTTAGTTAGAAATGCGCTAAGTCCGTAATTATTTTTTTTAAAACTTTCAAGCGAACTTGGTATAACAACATATTTATAATCAGAAACTTTCTGTGCATATGATAACATTACACAAAAAGATGATATTAAGACTGATAGCTTCTTCATACAGTTTATTTAAATAAAATAATTAATCATTTCTAAATTCTCCCATATCCAGTTTTAATGAGAAGAAATTAGAATAAAAATTAGAACCTCCGATTCCTGAATTACTGATTGCGTAATCAAGCGTTAAACCTCTGTAACGAATTCCTATACCTGCGCTTGGCTGGA encodes the following:
- a CDS encoding fasciclin domain-containing protein; translation: MNTRSKIAVFGMVALSFAFSGNAAAQQMKEKTVMVGGAAMYPSKNIIENAVNSKDHKTLVAAVKAAGLVETLQSKGPFTVFAPTDAAFAKLPAGTVENLVKPENKAMLTKILTYHVLPGKYSAKQVWAAVKAGNGKAMMKTVQGEELTFWTKGKDLYVTDAKGNKAKVTIADVNQSNGVIHVIDTVLMP